ACGACACGCCCAGATCGTTGCCCACGTGCGTGAACAGCGTGACGTCGGTGTTCTTGAAAATGCCATCGCGCACCAGAAACGCCTTGCCGGCCATCTGCTCTTCGGCAATGCCGGGCCAGAGCATGATGCTGCCGTTGATCTTGTCGCGCTGCATGAGCTGCTTGACCACAATCGCGGCCACCACGTTCACCGCCTGGCCCGAATTGTGTCCTTCCCCATGCCCGGGGCCTCCGGACACCATGGGGTCGCGGTAGCCCACGCCCGGCTTGTTGCTGGCCTGTGGGATGCCGTCCACGTCGGAGCCCAGAGATATCTCCGGCTTGCCCGTGCCGTAGCTCCAGCGCGCCGTCCATGCGGTGGGAATGCCGGCCACGCCGCGCTCGATCTTGAAGCCTTCCTTCTCGAGCAGGCCGGTCAGGTACTTCTGGGACTCCCACTCCTGAAAGCCCAGCTCCTGAAAGGAGAAGAGCATGTCCACGATTTCCTGCACCTGCTTGGCGCGGCCCTCCACCAACTTGAGCGCCTCCGCCTTCAGTCCCTCGAGGCGCGGGTCGGCTGAGGTGACGGCGGCTTGCGCTTGCAGCGCTCCGGTTGACAACGGGGCCAGCGGCGCGAGGCCGGCGAGAGCCGCTGCAGCGGCCAGGGGACGGGTCCAGCGGAACATGAGCGGGGCAGATGGCACGGCGGGTCTCCTGAAACGAATGGCCGGGGCGGGGGTCCAACTGCCCGAAGTTACGTTTGGGAGGGAGAAACCGCTCGTCCTGACCCACCGTAGGTCTTCAAGTCGGTGTTTCTGTCCGCTCGTCGTCTGCACCCTTCTGGCCGGATCATGCGTTCCTTCGCTGCCTGCACGCCGTCGTTGGCGTTTGCCCTGCTACTGCCGCTCACCCTGTCCGCCCAGGGACAGAACCCGCCGCGCAGCGGACGCGATACCACGGCACGACCGCGCTCGGGCCCTGATACCTTGCTCCGCCAGTATCGCGAGCCCATTCGTGACGCAGTCCGCGAGGCGCGCAACATCACGCGCCGCGGTCTACGTGGAGACAGCGCCACGCTGGCAGCGCTCAACGCTGAAGCCTCCGCCTCGGCATTCTCCAACGCCGAGGCCCGCGCCGTGTTCGAGCGCGCCCGCGCCGCACGGGAACAGCAGGACAGTGCACTCAAGTCGTATCGCGCCACCACCACGCAGCGGGTATCGCTGTCCATGGGCCCGCGCCGCCTCGGTGTGCAGAAGCTGCTGTTTCAGGGCGACAATGTGGCCGACATCTCCTGGCGTCGCGATGTGGGCGTGCGGGTGAGGCCGCAGGGTTCACGCATGACCATCCCCATGGCGTCTGACGTGAACGGAGACTTTGTCGCGGCCGTCAGCGTCCCGTACTTCCCCGGCCGCGAGCAGCTCTGGTTCCCCTCGTCGGACTTTGGTGTCGTCAAGACGGATGTCGACGACCGCGACATCATCCATCCGCTCGCGCGTGGCGCCGAGCGCTGGTATCGCTACGATCTGGGCGATTCGGCGCGCATCACGCTGCCCGACGGGCAGATCATTCGCCTGCAGGAGCTGCGCATCGCGGGCCGCAAGCCCGACTGGCGCACCTTCGTGGGCAGCTTCTGGTTTGATCGCGAGCGCGGGCAGCTCGTGCGGGCCGCGTATCGCCTGTCCACTGAGATCGACATCTGGTCCACCGCGCTCGAAGAGATCGAGAAGGACGAAGAGGAGTTGAAGGTGCTCGGTCCGCTGCAGGACAGTATTCTGCGGGCGCGTCTGCCGCGTGATGTCTATGTGCGCGACAGTGCCCAGCGGGTGCGCCAGCGTGCCAATGATGCTGAGGACAAGCCGGGCACGTTCGTCACCTCGCTCATTCGCCCCATGAAGGCGCGCCTCGACGGCATCACGGTGGAGTACGCACTCTACAAAGGCCGTTTCTGGCTGCCGCGTGCGCACAGTGCCACCGCCAGCGCCGATGTGATGTTCATGCACATTCCCTTCCGCATGGACGAGAAGTTCACCTACGAAGACGTGGACGGTGACTTCTTCCTGGCGGCGGTGCCCAAGGCGCGTGATCGCTGGGCGCCGCGCGACAGCACGGACAAGGACTCCGTCGTCGTGGAGTCAACAGGGAGCGACGTGCAGGTGTCGGTGAACGTCGGCGGCACCTCGGAGAAGGGCGTCGCTCGCCGCGATTCGGTGCAGGAGCGGCGCTATGGACGCGGCAAGGTCACCCAGTGCCGCAACGACAGCACCTGGACGCGTGTCGAGGAGCGCTACGATCGCGCGCTGCGCATTGCCTACGATTTGCCCTGCGACATGGAGACGTTGGCCAAGTCACCCGCACTGCCACCATCGTCGGCCACGGCCGATGACATTTTCGACCTGCCGAGTCAGGACGAACTGCTCAAGGCTCTCGACCTGGGTTTGCAGGTGCCCTGGGGCCCGCAGTTGCCCAAGCTCCGGAGTGGCTCCGACTTGTTCCGCTACAATCGCGTCGAAGGTCTTTCGGCCGGTCTGCAGGTCACGCAGGAGTTGGGCGCCGGATACACGGCGCGCGGTGTGGCGCGCATCGGTCACGCCGATCTGCACGCCAACGGCGAGTTGCATTTGCTGCGCAGCAACGGCGCGCGCACGGTGGGCTTCGGCGTCTTTCATCGCTTGTCCGCTGCCAACCCCGAGTGGGCCGGTGCCCTCTCCATCGGTCCGTCGTTGCCCGCGCTGCTGTATGGCCGCGATGAAGGCTTCTACTACCGCAACTTTGGCGTCGAACTGACGGAGCGCCGTGAGCAGCGGCGCGGTGCGCTCGAAGGTCGGCTGTTTCTCGAGCGCCAATGGACCGCCGGAGACAGCGACGTGGTGAACACGTTCTCGCTCGCGCGTGCCTTCGGTGACCGACGCTTTGCGCCAAACATACTGGCCGAGCCGGGCTCGTACGCCGGCGCGCAGGTCACCTGGTCACGCACGCTGGTCGATCGTCCGGGTGGCCTGCGCTGGCTCAACATCACGCGAGTGGAAGGGGCCACGGGCACCTTCGAGTACGCACGCGGCTCGGTGGAGAGCACCCTCTCGCGCCAGTTCGGCGGCTGGGCCGCAGCTGTCACCGGCTCCGCGGGCAGCTCCGCCGGGCGCTTGCCGTTCCAGCGTGAGTGGTACGTGGGTGGTCTGCGCACCGTGCGCGGCCAACTGCCTGGCACGCAGAATGGCGACGCGTTCTGGTTTGGCCGCGCGGAATTCGGACGCGGACGTGGCGCATTCCGTCCGGTCGCCTTCTTTGACGCTGGCTGGGCCGGGCGACGTGAAGCCTTTGGCCAAGGCACCACGCAGAAGGGCGCGGGCTTCGGCTTCGGTGTGCTCGATGGGTTGCTGCGTCTCGACATCGCGCGGGGCTTGTTCCCGAACAAGGGATGGCGCACGGACATCTATCTTGGCGCGCCGCTCTGATCTGATGGGGTGAACGGGGGCTCACGAAGAGCCCTTCTAGCGGACTCACGCGTCCGGACGGAGATTGCTGGCGACCCGTCACGCTGGAGGGCGCCTTGCCCCTCGAGTTCGTCTATGCCGCCGCGTTGGCGATGCTGCTCACGCAACTACGGCAAAACGCACCGATCGCCGAAATCCTCACGAGTGTTCAGCGCCTCTGCGCGCTGGCGCGTGTTGGCAGTGTCCGTCTCACGCGAGACCTCTTCGCGGAGCATCCACACGAAGGGGTAGCCGAGGCGGTGGCGGTGCTGCATGACGCGATGGCCGGCCTGGATCTCGCGCGCATCGATATCGACTCCACCACGACCGACACGGAGTTCATCAAGCTGGGCGGGCTGCTCAATCTCGAGCACGATCCCAGTGGCGAGGCGCTCCGTGAAGCGGCGCGTGACCTGGGGCTCTGGAACATCCGTCTCTGGTTTGAGGGCGACAATGTGCCGACCGGCGGTGTGCCGGTGTCTGCCGCGCAGACCCGCAACGACTCCGCCGCCGACGTCGCGGCACGTGGCGCCGCGGCGCGCGGTGCGGCTGTGGCAGCGGTAGAATCGGGCGAGCTCGAAGACGCACTGGCGAGACAGGACGCGCGCGCAACCTGCCGCATTCTGTACGATGCGATGCATACCTCGGCCTTTGCCACCGGGGCCACCCGCGAAGCGCTGCATCTGGTGGTCGAGGCGCTGGTTACGGAGCAGGCGGAGCTCAACACCGTGCAGGCGGTGTTGGAACATGCGCGCGAGACGGGTGCACGCACCGTGTTCACGCACCTCATGGCGGCACCCGATGTGCACGAACGGCGTCTGTTGTTCGATGTGGCCGCGGCCTTGCCGGACATCGTGCCCGTCGCGCGCGAGCACATCAGCAACGGCACCTGGTACGTGGTGCGCAATGCGGCGGCCTTGCTGGGCGAGTCCAAGCAACCGGCGGCCGTGGACGATCTCACACGGCTGCTCAAGCACAGTGACGCCCGAGTGCGCATGGCCGCTGTGGTGGCACTCGGAAAGATCGGCGGGCAAACGGCCATGACCCGCCTCGAGTCGGTGCTGTTTGATCCGTCGGTGGATGTGCGCAACCGCGCGCTGTCCATCGTGTTTTCGGCGCCAGATAGCGATGCGGCAGCGACCACGCGTGTCTCAGTGAATGAAGAGGAGTTGACCCTCGAGTACCAACTGGAAGTGATCGCCGCGCTCGCCCACGTGCAGACGACCCGTGCGCGGAACCGACTTGCTGAGCTGGCCAGACAGGACAGCCACGCGCTCGATGTGCTGCAGGTGCGCTTGGCCGCCATCGGCGCGCTGTGCACCGGCCATCGTCCCGCGGCCGATGTGGTACTCGGCAGCCTGCGCGACGACCCCAGTGCCATCGTACGAGAACGGGTACAGGCCGCGTTGGGCTGAGGACGTTCAGCGAAAAGCCTTCAGCGTTCAAACCCTATGCGCGGTTTGACTGTCAGACTCTCCGACCCGAGGTCTGCCACGGTTTTCGCTCATTCCGCGCGTCCCCATGAATCATTTCACGCTCGCCTTGCGCATGCTGCGCAAGACTCCGTTCGTCACGGCGGTTGCCGTGGCATCGTTGGCCCTTGGCATCGGCGCCAACGCCGCGATTTACTCGATTTTTGATCAGTTGCTCTTGCAACAATTGCCAGTCAGCGCGCCGCAGGAACTGGTGAACTTCTCAGCACCTGGTCCCAAGCCTGGCAGCACCAGTTGCAATCAGGCCGGTAGCTGTGACGATGTGTTCAGCTACGCCATGTACCGTGATCTCGAACGCCTGCAGACCGGCTTCTCGGGCATCGCGGGACATGTGCAATTCGGCGGGAATCTCGCCGTGGATGGCGAGGCCATGACGGTGGACGGCATGTACGTCACCGGGTCGTACTTCGGTGTGCTGGGTCTGGCGCCCGCGCTGGGCCGCGTCATCCAGCCGGCCGACGACGAACCGGTGGGCACACACTTCGTGGCCGTGCTGAGTCACGACTTCTGGCAGAATCGTTTTGGCGGCGACCGCAGCGTGGTTGGCAAGTCGGTCATGGTGAATGGTCGTTCGCTCTCCGTGGTGGGTGTGGCACCGGCCGGGTTCCGTGGTACGACGCTGGGCGCGGAGCCCGACCTCTTCGTGCCCATGAGCGTGCGCTGGCCCATGTCCACGCTCACCAACCCGTACGACGATCGTCGCTCCTATTGGATGTATGTGTTCGGTCGTCTCAAGCCGGGCCTGAGCATGGAGCAGGCAGGCACGCAACTCAACAGCGTGTATCGCAATCTGCTGGCCGAGGTCGAGGCGCCGCTCCAGCAGGGCATGAGCGACGCCACCATGAAGCTCTTTCGCGCCAAGCAGGTGGAACTCAGCAACGGTGCGCGTGGGCAGACCAGCATCCACCGCGAAGCCCGCACGCCCATTCTGTTGCTCTTCTCCATTACCGGCACCGTGCTGCTGATTGCCTGCGCGAACATCGCCAATCTGCTGTTGGCGCGCGGTGCGGGCCGGGCCACCGAAATGGGCGTGCGGCTCGCGCTGGGCGCCACGCGCGCGCAGTTGCTGCGGCAGTTGCTCACCGAATCTCTGGTGCTGGCCGTACTCGGTGGACTGGCCAGCCTGCTGGTGGCGGTGTGGACGCTCAAGGCCATCGCCGGCTTCATGCCGCCCGAGGCACTGCGCACCATCAACTTCTCGCTGCAGCCCTCCATGGTGCTGTTCTCCGGTTTGGTGGCGCTGGGCACCGGTCTGGTGTTCGGCCTCTTTCCGGCCTTGCACAGCACCCGCGATGATCTCATCACCGTCATTCGTGCGGGTGCCGGGCAGATTGCCGGCGGTGCGGTGGCCTCGCGTTTTCGCACGGTGCTGGTCACAGCGCAAATCGCGCTCTCCATGGCCCTGCTCATTTCCGCCGGCCTCTTTCTCAAGAGCCTCGTGAACGTGAGTCGTACCGATTTGGGCTTGAGTACCGAACAGATTGCCACCTTCCGTATCTCGCCCATGCGCAGCGGCTACGACAGCACACGAGCCACCGTGCTGTACGAGCAGGTGGAGCAGGAGCTCGCCGCCATGCCGGGCGTCACGGGCGTGTCGAACGCGGTGGTGGCCATCCTCAATGGCAACAATTGGGGTACCGATGTGCGCGTGCAGGGCTACGACTGCGGGCCCGATGTCGACTGCAACAGCCGCTACAACGTGGTCGGCACGAAGTTCCTCGACGTGCTCGGCATGCAGTTGCTGGGCGGACGCGAGTTCACCGACAGCGATCGCCTGGGCGGCGCACGCGTGGCCATGGTCAACGAAGCCTTCGTGCGCAAGTTCAACCTGGGCAAGGACGTGATCGGCAAGTTCATGTCCCGCAATGGCAACGACACGCTCAATATCCAGATCGTCGGTCTCGTGAAGGACGCGGCCTACAGCGAAGTGAAGGACGAAATTCCTCCGCTCTTCTTCACGCCCTGGCGCCAGGAAGCGCGCACGAGTGCGCTCACCTTCTACGTGCGCACCACGCAGCGCCCGGAAGACGTGCTGCAGTCGGTCCAGACGCTGCTGCGCCGCATGGCGCCCACCGTCCCGGTGGAAGATCTCAAAACGTTGCCGCAGCAGGTCAAGGAGAATGTGTTCCTCGATCGCATGATCAGCACCATGGCTTCGGCGTTTGCGGTCCTGGCCACCCTGCTGGCGGCGGTGGGTCTCTACGGCGTGCTGGCCTACTCCGTCACCCAACGCACGCGCGAGATCGGTGTGCGCATGGCACTTGGCGCCGACGCCGCGCGCGTGCGTGGTCTCGTGATGCGGCAGATGGCACTCATGACACTCATCGGTTCGATCATCGGTATCGTCGCCGCCTTTGGACTGGGCCGCGCGGCCCAGTCCCAGCTGTATCAGCTCGAGGGACATGACCCCGTGGTCTTCAGCGCCGCGGTACTGGTGCTCGCGCTCGTCGCGTTCGGGGCCGCCTGGTTGCCGGCGCGCCGCGCCTCGCAGGTGCATCCGATGCAGGCCCTGCGCTACGACTGACGCCATCTCGCACTACTACCCGTATCTGTTCTCATGGATATCGTCCGCACTCCCCAAAAGTCCTACAAGAAACCGGCACTCATCGCCGGTGGCGTGACGCTGCTGGCCGCCGTTACGCTCGCGCTGACACGGCTCGACCCCGCCATGCCCACGGTGGACCGCGCCACCGTGCTCATTGACACCGTGCAGCGCGGCGATGTCGTGCGCGAGGTGCGCGGGCCCGGCACGCTGGTCCCAGAACAAATTCGCTGGATCACGGCGCAGGCCTCGGCGCGCGTGGAGCGTCTGCATGTGGAGTCAGGGCAAAAGGTGGGCAGCGGCGAACTGCTGCTCGAATTGTCGAATCCCGATCTGCAGATCCAGACCATGCAGGCCGAACAGCAGGTGCGGCAGGCTGAGATCGATCTCATCAACCTGCGCACCAATCTTCGCAGTGCCATCCTCACGCAGGAGGGCACGGTGGCCTCCACCCGCACGCAGTGGGTGAGCAGTACGCAGGAAGCGCGTGCCGCCGACTCGCTCGTGCGACTTGGTCTCGTGCCTGCCTTCGAGGCCGCCAATCGCAAGGCCTCGGCGGAAGAGTTCACCACCCGCCTGCGTGTCGAGCAGGAACGTCTCGCGCTCATGCGCGCCGCGATCGACTCGCAGATTGCCGTACAGGCTTCGCGCGTGACGCAACTGGCGGCCATCGCGCAGAATCAGCAGGCGCGACTGCGCTCGCTGCAGGTGCGCGCGCCGGATGGCGGGGTGCTGCAGGAACTCACGCTGCAGCTGGGACAGTGGGTGCCCGAGGGCACCGCGCTGGCCAAGGTGGTGCAACCCGGCCGGCTCAAGGCCGTGCTGCGCATTCCCGAGTCGCAGGCCAAGGACGTGCAGCTCGGTCAGACCGCCTCGGTGGATACGCGCAATGGCCTCGTAACGGGACGTGTCATCCGAAAGGATCCGTCTGCGCAGGGTGGCTCGGTCACCATCGATGTGGCGCTCGAGGGCCCACTGCCAGCCGGCGCCGTGCCGGATCTCAGCGTGGATGGCACCATCGTCATCGACAAGCTCAGCAACGTGCTGTATGCCGGACGCCCGGCGCTCAGCGTGGGCAGTGGCAACGCTGCGCTCTTCAAACTCGAGGCCGACGGCCGTACGGCCGTGCGCGTACCGGTCGTGCTCGGGCGCAGTTCGGTCAACACCATCGAGATCGTGAACGGTCTCAGCCAAGGCGATCGCATCATCCTGTCCGATCTCGGCAGCAACGCCAACGCCGAACGCATCCGCATCAAGTAACGGCCCCGTCTTCCCATCACCCGGAGCTCTTCCAACATGTCAGCTGCTGCCGAACCGCTCATTCACATGCAGGGCATTCGCAAGGTCTTCCTCACCGACGAGGTGGAGACGCATGCTTTGCAAGATGTGCACTTTGCCATTGCGAAAGGTGAGTACGTGGCCATTGCGGGTCCGTCAGGCTGCGGCAAGACGACACTGCTGTCCATCCTCGGCCTGCTCGATACGCCAACCGACGGCGAGTATCGTATTGCCGGCACCTCGGTGGCGCGGCTTGCGGCGGTCGACCGCGCGCGTGTTCGCAATCGCGAGATCGGCTTCATCTTCCAGGCCTTCAACCTGATTGGCGACCTCACGGTGTGGGAGAACGTGGAGCTGCCCCTCACCTACCGCGAGATGGACGCGGCAGAGCGGAAGGCTCGCGTGCAACAGGCGCTCGAGAAGGTGGGCATGACGCACCGCGCGAAGCACTATCCGCCGCAGCTGTCGGGCGGTCAGCAGCAGCGTGTGGCGGTGGCCCGTGCGGTGGCGGGTGACCCGGCCATTCTTCTGGCCGACGAGCCCACCGGCAATCTGGACTCGCGCAATGGCGAGGCCGTCATGCAGTTGCTGCAGGAACTGCACGCGGCCGGGTCCACGATCTGCATGGTCACGCACGACGCGCGCTACGCGCAGCATGCGCAGCGCACGGTCCACCTGTTTGACGGGCGGGTGGTGGAGACGCCCGTCCCCGACCGGGAACTGGCCATGGCGTGAGGAGTTGCGCTGCCGTCAGGCCAGCGCCGACTCCGTAACGAGCGGCACACCGACCTGGCGCAGTTGCAACCAGCTGCGCACCGCATCGCGTGGGATGGCGCGCGCGAAGAGATAGCCCTGACCGTCATGGCAACCCATGGCGGCCAGGGCGTCTCGTTGGGCGAGCTGTTCCACGCCTTCCGCCACGGTGCGCAGGCCGAGTGTGTTGCCCAGCGCAATGATGGTGCGGGCCAGGGCGGCATCAGAGCCACCCAGCGACACGCCCTCCACGAACGCCCGGTCGATCTTGAGCACGTCCACTGGGAAACGCTGCAGGTAGCTCAGGCTCGAGTAGCCGGTGCCGAAGTCATCGATGGCCAGCTGTACACCCAGAGTCTTGAGGGCTGACAGTGTGGCCAGCGACGACTCGGTGTCGCGCATGATGACACTCTCGGTAATCTCGAGCGTGAGGGCCGATGGTGGGGCGCCGGTGCGTTGCAGAATGCGCGCCACCCCGTCCACGAATCCCGGCTCCCCAAGTTGTCGACCGGAAATGTTCACCGAGACGCTCGGTGCCCCATCGGCGTTCCGCCGTTGGCCCCACCACAGGGTGCGCAGTGCCACCAGTTCACGGCAGGCTTCCTCCAGCACCCACTGGCCCAGCGCGACGATCACCCCCGTGTCCTCGGCCACTGGCACGAAGTCGAGCGGTGAGATGCGTCCGCGGGTGGGGTGCGACCAGCGCAGCAGCGCTTCCAGGCTGCGCACCGCGCCGGTCTGCAAACTCACGATCGGCTGAAAGGCCAGCTCCAATCCGTAGGCCGCCGGATTGGAC
This DNA window, taken from Gemmatimonas sp. UBA7669, encodes the following:
- a CDS encoding ABC transporter ATP-binding protein, which produces MSAAAEPLIHMQGIRKVFLTDEVETHALQDVHFAIAKGEYVAIAGPSGCGKTTLLSILGLLDTPTDGEYRIAGTSVARLAAVDRARVRNREIGFIFQAFNLIGDLTVWENVELPLTYREMDAAERKARVQQALEKVGMTHRAKHYPPQLSGGQQQRVAVARAVAGDPAILLADEPTGNLDSRNGEAVMQLLQELHAAGSTICMVTHDARYAQHAQRTVHLFDGRVVETPVPDRELAMA
- a CDS encoding HEAT repeat domain-containing protein yields the protein MPLEFVYAAALAMLLTQLRQNAPIAEILTSVQRLCALARVGSVRLTRDLFAEHPHEGVAEAVAVLHDAMAGLDLARIDIDSTTTDTEFIKLGGLLNLEHDPSGEALREAARDLGLWNIRLWFEGDNVPTGGVPVSAAQTRNDSAADVAARGAAARGAAVAAVESGELEDALARQDARATCRILYDAMHTSAFATGATREALHLVVEALVTEQAELNTVQAVLEHARETGARTVFTHLMAAPDVHERRLLFDVAAALPDIVPVAREHISNGTWYVVRNAAALLGESKQPAAVDDLTRLLKHSDARVRMAAVVALGKIGGQTAMTRLESVLFDPSVDVRNRALSIVFSAPDSDAAATTRVSVNEEELTLEYQLEVIAALAHVQTTRARNRLAELARQDSHALDVLQVRLAAIGALCTGHRPAADVVLGSLRDDPSAIVRERVQAALG
- a CDS encoding efflux RND transporter periplasmic adaptor subunit, translating into MDIVRTPQKSYKKPALIAGGVTLLAAVTLALTRLDPAMPTVDRATVLIDTVQRGDVVREVRGPGTLVPEQIRWITAQASARVERLHVESGQKVGSGELLLELSNPDLQIQTMQAEQQVRQAEIDLINLRTNLRSAILTQEGTVASTRTQWVSSTQEARAADSLVRLGLVPAFEAANRKASAEEFTTRLRVEQERLALMRAAIDSQIAVQASRVTQLAAIAQNQQARLRSLQVRAPDGGVLQELTLQLGQWVPEGTALAKVVQPGRLKAVLRIPESQAKDVQLGQTASVDTRNGLVTGRVIRKDPSAQGGSVTIDVALEGPLPAGAVPDLSVDGTIVIDKLSNVLYAGRPALSVGSGNAALFKLEADGRTAVRVPVVLGRSSVNTIEIVNGLSQGDRIILSDLGSNANAERIRIK
- a CDS encoding ABC transporter permease: MNHFTLALRMLRKTPFVTAVAVASLALGIGANAAIYSIFDQLLLQQLPVSAPQELVNFSAPGPKPGSTSCNQAGSCDDVFSYAMYRDLERLQTGFSGIAGHVQFGGNLAVDGEAMTVDGMYVTGSYFGVLGLAPALGRVIQPADDEPVGTHFVAVLSHDFWQNRFGGDRSVVGKSVMVNGRSLSVVGVAPAGFRGTTLGAEPDLFVPMSVRWPMSTLTNPYDDRRSYWMYVFGRLKPGLSMEQAGTQLNSVYRNLLAEVEAPLQQGMSDATMKLFRAKQVELSNGARGQTSIHREARTPILLLFSITGTVLLIACANIANLLLARGAGRATEMGVRLALGATRAQLLRQLLTESLVLAVLGGLASLLVAVWTLKAIAGFMPPEALRTINFSLQPSMVLFSGLVALGTGLVFGLFPALHSTRDDLITVIRAGAGQIAGGAVASRFRTVLVTAQIALSMALLISAGLFLKSLVNVSRTDLGLSTEQIATFRISPMRSGYDSTRATVLYEQVEQELAAMPGVTGVSNAVVAILNGNNWGTDVRVQGYDCGPDVDCNSRYNVVGTKFLDVLGMQLLGGREFTDSDRLGGARVAMVNEAFVRKFNLGKDVIGKFMSRNGNDTLNIQIVGLVKDAAYSEVKDEIPPLFFTPWRQEARTSALTFYVRTTQRPEDVLQSVQTLLRRMAPTVPVEDLKTLPQQVKENVFLDRMISTMASAFAVLATLLAAVGLYGVLAYSVTQRTREIGVRMALGADAARVRGLVMRQMALMTLIGSIIGIVAAFGLGRAAQSQLYQLEGHDPVVFSAAVLVLALVAFGAAWLPARRASQVHPMQALRYD